In the Oscillospiraceae bacterium genome, GCGGCGCAGCACCTCGTCAAGCGAGTCATCCCCAACCGTCCGCGCGATGGTATGCCGGACACGGCGCAGCGCAGACCGCTTTTCGCGGTAGAGGATGTACGCCTTGGCCACCTCATAGTGTCCGCGCTCCATGAGCGTTCGCTCCACCTCGTCCTGCACAAGTTCCACGGTGAGCGGCACTGTGACGGAGAGATTGTCGAGAACGGTGGCGAGGATCTCATCCAGCTCGCTGCTCCCGATCTCCCGGCCCTGTCCGTCAAATGCCTTTTTCATGGCGTTGAAAATTTTCTCCTGTTGAAAGGGAACAGACTCCCCGTTTCGTTTTCTGATCTCCATTTCGATTCTCTCCTCTTCTCCGGTCACTTGCCTAATGGGTTAACTTCTCCATTCCGCAGGGATAGGCGCTCCGCGCTGTCTGCCGCTCTTGTGTTACGACCTGATAAAAACTGTATCCGCCGGAGAGATGGGAACAGGTGAACCCGTACTGCGTCAAAAGTCGGCAGGCCAGATAACTGCGAAGCCCTGTCTGGCAATTCACATAAACAGGCTTACCCCGGTCTAACTCGTCCAAGTGCTCCCGCAGATCGTCCAAGGGAATGTTCCGAAAGCCGTCCAGATGACCCCGCTGATACTCCCACGCCGTGCGGACGTCCAGCAGCGTCGCACTGCCATCGCAAGGCAAGTTCTCAACATCATTCCAATTGAACTGCCGTACCTTCCCGCCCTCTAAATCCTCGATCATAAAACCGGCCATATTGACCGGGTCTTTGGCAGAAGAATAGGGCGGTGCATAGGAAAGGTCAAGCTCCGTCAGTTCCAGAGCTGTCATTTTTGCGCGAATGGCCGTTGCCAGTACATCAATGCGCTTGTCCACACCGTCGCCGCCAACGATCTGCGCACCGAGCAGCCGCAGGCTTTCTTTTTCATACAGCACTTTCATTACCATAGACTGTGCACCGGGATAATAGGCCGCGTGGGATGCCGGGAACAATACGACTTTGTCGTAAGCAATCCCTGCTGCCCGCGCTGTCTTTTCATTGATCCCCGTAAAGGCCGCTGTCAAGCCATATAGTTTCAGAACAGACGAGCCTTGAGAGCCGTGATAGCGGCTGTTTCCGCCGCAGATATTGTCAGCGGCAATTCGTCCCTGCTTGTTGGCAGGCCCCGCCAGAGAGATCAATGCTTTCTGGCCGGTCACGAAATGGCTGACCTCTACGGCATCGCCCACAGCATAGATGTCCGGCGCGGAGGTTTCCATCCGCTCGTTGACAGCGATGCTGCCACGAATACCAAGTCTGAGTCCGGCTTCTTTTGCCAAATGCGTATCCGGGGTAACACCGATGGCCAGCAGCACCATATCCGAATGTAGTGGTTCACTTTCTTCCAACAGGGTCAGCACAGAATCTCCGTCCTGTCGGAATCCGGTGACGGTTTCACCCAACCGCAGAGCCACGCCGTGTCTGCGCATTTCCGAATGGACAAAGCTCGCCATATCCGCATCCAGCGGCGCTAAAAGCTGCTGGAGAAGCTGGACGATGGTGACGGAAACACCCATTTCTGCAAGGTTTTCCGCCATTTCCAGACCGATAAAGCCGCCGCCAGCCAAAACAGCGGTTTTCGGCTTCTGATCCTCAACAAAGCGCCTGATGCGGAGGGTATCCTCCACGGTGCGCAGCGTAAAAAC is a window encoding:
- a CDS encoding FAD-dependent oxidoreductase, which translates into the protein MKVVIVGGVAGGASAAARIRRLDEHAQIIMIERSGYVSYANCGLPYYVGGVIKEQAELTLQTPESFWDRFRIDVRVRQEVTAINPAEKTVTVRALDSGKVYTETYDKLLLAPGAKPTVPTLSGVSSERVFTLRTVEDTLRIRRFVEDQKPKTAVLAGGGFIGLEMAENLAEMGVSVTIVQLLQQLLAPLDADMASFVHSEMRRHGVALRLGETVTGFRQDGDSVLTLLEESEPLHSDMVLLAIGVTPDTHLAKEAGLRLGIRGSIAVNERMETSAPDIYAVGDAVEVSHFVTGQKALISLAGPANKQGRIAADNICGGNSRYHGSQGSSVLKLYGLTAAFTGINEKTARAAGIAYDKVVLFPASHAAYYPGAQSMVMKVLYEKESLRLLGAQIVGGDGVDKRIDVLATAIRAKMTALELTELDLSYAPPYSSAKDPVNMAGFMIEDLEGGKVRQFNWNDVENLPCDGSATLLDVRTAWEYQRGHLDGFRNIPLDDLREHLDELDRGKPVYVNCQTGLRSYLACRLLTQYGFTCSHLSGGYSFYQVVTQERQTARSAYPCGMEKLTH